The Ananas comosus cultivar F153 linkage group 2, ASM154086v1, whole genome shotgun sequence genome contains a region encoding:
- the LOC109706443 gene encoding transcription factor bHLH96-like, with the protein MALEAVVFPHGLLGYTMKELCSMGGGGGGGGGCSHGELGWFEEEEEKGVLLGYLEEGGGGDEQSGKRKWDVNWVDTSCSSMVGVFEEWDNVNSLSPPPEPAGGRRKRRRMKSIKNKEEVENQRMTHIAVERNRRKQMNEYLAVLRSIMPPSYVQRGDQASIIGGAINFVKELEQLLQSLEAQKRSNEQHSESAPFAEFFTFPQYSSYTARSPNATAAMVANESAAAAEEAKGSAAAADIEVTMVESHANLKVLAKRRPKQLLKLVVGLQNLRLTTLHLNVTTLDRMVLYSFSLKVEDDCQLSSVDDIAAAVHHIVGKVEEEAAML; encoded by the exons ATGGCTTTAGAAGCGGTGGTGTTCCCACATGGGCTCTTGGGTTACACCATGAAGGAGCTTTGCTCCatggggggaggaggaggaggaggaggaggatgtaGCCATGGCGAACTTGGTTGGtttgaagaggaggaggagaaaggggTGCTTTTGGGTTACTTAGAggagggtggtggtggtgatgaaCAAAGTGGGAAAAGAAAGTGGGATGTGAATTGGGTGGACACTTCTTGCTCCTCAATGGTGGGGGTTTTTGAGGAGTGGGATAACGTGAATTCGCTGTCGCCGCCACCGGAGCCGGCTGGGGGGCGGCGGAAGAGGCGGCGCATGAAGAGTATCAAGAAcaaggaggaggtggagaacCAGCGTATGACCCACATTGCCGTCGAGCGCAACCGCCGCAAGCAGATGAACGAGTACCTCGCCGTCCTCCGCTCCATCATGCCCCCTTCCTACGTTCAAAGG GGTGATCAAGCATCTATCATAGGGGGCGCCATAAATTTCGTGAAGGAGCTCGAACAGCTCCTCCAATCCCTCGAGGCCCAGAAGAGAAGTAACGAGCAACATTCCGAATCCGCGCCGTTCGCCGAGTTCTTCACGTTTCCCCAGTACTCGTCGTACACCGCGCGAAGCCCGAATGCCACTGCCGCGATGGTCGCGAACGAatcggcggccgcggcggaggaggcgaaggggtcggcggcggcggcggatatCGAAGTGACGATGGTGGAGAGCCACGCGAATTTGAAGGTGCTCGCGAAGCGGCGGCCGAAGCAGCTGCTGAAGCTGGTGGTGGGGCTGCAGAATCTGCGGCTCACCACGCTGCACCTCAACGTGACCACACTTGATCGAATGGTCCTCTACTCGTTTAGTCTCAAG GTGGAAGATGATTGCCAACTCTCCTCAGTCGACGACATCGCGGCCGCAGTTCACCACATTGTCGGGAAAGTTGAAGAGGAGGCGGCCATGTTGTAA